From a region of the Anaerobaca lacustris genome:
- a CDS encoding DUF5060 domain-containing protein gives MRHRTISVRTLVGVLFFGGWLTSLHAAPAPVAIGPHPAQVGRYEKLELTLTPQRTYDNPFDPCEVAIDLMIECPSGKSVVLPAFFGQDYERRDFPGDGKTVAWHYPVGRGTWKARFAPTETGTFAVRARLQDHSGQSLSEAIRIECVPSQNRGFLRVGRRDPRFLEFTQGEPFFAIGQNLAFIGDGQYVNVPRAEAIFAELARNGANFVRIWTCCEDWAVAIEARKSAWTRSWNRQSPIMPLPDGEGRCVAIKGADGTSIEVSPSHRVALRPSTSYTLRGRFKTDGATGLHVQVGSHRWYAPAKASAWEAFEKEFTTGESEYWLGRTTIALSGDGAAWLAELSLRETAGSTELLWEADTNRPVRGFYNPLDCFMLDQIVQAAERNGIYLMLCVLTRDLYMGALSDPNSAAYDQAIADAKNFMRYAVARWAYSTSVAAWEYFNEIDPGKPTARFYEELARYLDEIDIYRHLRTTSTWHPSARDCRLAALDVAQSHHYLRPGQSDFKDEVGAILAKAAFLREHAPQKLALLSEFGLATDKWGLSDHMKQDAEGVHFHNALWASAFSGLSGTAMFWWWELLDQQNAYRHYRPLAAYLSDVSFAGLTAATATTSNARLRVLGYQGSDRAYLWLSHQDAAWWNLVVAGQQPQEIAAATLEIEGLAPGEYAVQWWDTRQGLCVETQRVRCEQGRLSAPLPAVHSDVACKIARL, from the coding sequence ATGCGACATCGAACGATCTCTGTGCGCACGCTTGTCGGGGTACTTTTTTTCGGCGGGTGGCTCACCAGTCTTCACGCTGCGCCGGCACCGGTGGCCATCGGGCCACACCCGGCACAGGTCGGCAGGTATGAGAAGCTCGAACTGACGCTGACGCCGCAGCGAACCTACGACAATCCCTTCGATCCGTGCGAGGTGGCGATCGACCTGATGATCGAGTGCCCCAGCGGCAAGTCTGTGGTTCTGCCGGCCTTCTTCGGCCAGGACTACGAGCGGCGGGACTTCCCCGGAGACGGCAAGACGGTCGCTTGGCACTACCCCGTCGGGCGAGGGACCTGGAAGGCGAGGTTTGCACCGACGGAGACGGGAACATTTGCGGTCCGGGCCCGCCTGCAAGACCACAGCGGCCAATCGCTGTCAGAGGCCATCCGCATCGAATGCGTCCCGTCGCAGAACCGAGGGTTCCTCCGCGTCGGACGGCGAGACCCAAGGTTCCTGGAGTTCACCCAAGGCGAGCCATTCTTCGCCATCGGCCAGAACCTCGCGTTCATCGGCGACGGTCAGTACGTCAACGTCCCCCGAGCCGAAGCGATCTTCGCCGAATTGGCGCGAAACGGCGCAAACTTCGTGCGGATCTGGACCTGCTGCGAGGACTGGGCCGTCGCCATCGAGGCCCGCAAGAGCGCGTGGACGCGATCGTGGAACCGCCAGTCGCCCATCATGCCTTTGCCGGATGGCGAGGGCCGCTGCGTCGCAATCAAGGGCGCCGATGGCACATCGATCGAGGTCTCACCTTCCCATCGGGTCGCGCTTCGTCCGAGCACGAGCTACACGCTGCGCGGCCGATTCAAGACCGACGGAGCCACCGGCCTGCACGTCCAGGTCGGCAGCCACCGCTGGTATGCGCCCGCCAAGGCTAGCGCATGGGAGGCTTTCGAGAAGGAATTCACCACCGGCGAGAGCGAATACTGGCTGGGGCGCACGACGATCGCCCTTTCGGGCGACGGCGCCGCCTGGCTGGCCGAGTTGTCGCTGAGAGAAACGGCCGGAAGCACCGAACTGCTCTGGGAGGCGGACACCAATCGTCCCGTGCGCGGCTTCTACAATCCACTCGACTGCTTCATGCTCGATCAGATCGTACAGGCGGCCGAGCGAAACGGCATCTACCTGATGCTCTGCGTCCTGACGCGCGACCTCTATATGGGCGCGCTTTCCGACCCGAACAGCGCGGCGTATGACCAAGCCATTGCGGACGCGAAGAACTTCATGCGCTATGCCGTAGCCCGCTGGGCCTATTCGACCAGCGTTGCGGCGTGGGAGTATTTCAACGAGATCGATCCGGGCAAGCCGACGGCCCGCTTCTACGAGGAACTCGCCCGCTATCTCGACGAAATCGACATCTACCGCCACCTGCGGACCACCAGCACGTGGCACCCGTCGGCTCGCGACTGCCGGCTGGCGGCGCTGGACGTCGCGCAGTCGCACCACTACCTGCGGCCGGGCCAGAGTGACTTCAAAGACGAGGTCGGCGCCATCCTTGCGAAGGCGGCTTTCCTGCGCGAGCACGCGCCGCAGAAGCTGGCCCTGCTCAGCGAGTTCGGCCTGGCCACCGACAAGTGGGGGCTCAGCGACCACATGAAGCAGGACGCCGAGGGCGTGCACTTCCACAACGCGCTCTGGGCGTCGGCCTTCTCCGGACTATCGGGCACGGCGATGTTCTGGTGGTGGGAGCTGTTGGACCAGCAGAATGCCTACCGCCACTATCGGCCGCTGGCAGCGTACCTGTCCGACGTTTCATTCGCAGGACTGACGGCGGCAACCGCCACCACATCCAACGCGCGTTTGCGCGTACTGGGCTATCAGGGAAGCGATCGCGCCTATCTGTGGCTGTCCCACCAGGATGCGGCGTGGTGGAACCTCGTCGTCGCCGGGCAGCAACCCCAGGAAATCG